In Triplophysa rosa linkage group LG2, Trosa_1v2, whole genome shotgun sequence, the genomic window catgaagatattttgtacatttcctaccgtgaatatataaagacttgattttctcaatattttgattttttgcaccctcagattccagagattTTAACGGTTGTATctccgccagatattgtcctatcctaacaagcCATACATCCATTGAAAActtaattattcagctttcagatggtgCAAAAATCTACTTTTCGTAAAAATtaacccataagactggttttgttgtccagggtcacatatggacTACAATTATTGTTTGCTCATAAGTGCATTCTCATTTTAAGCCTCTTTGGATtcaagtgtctgctaaatgaataaatgtcacCAAAGCACTTTGTAGTGAGAGTCACCCCAGGGTAACCTAGGGTTAAGATGATCTTTTGAAAGACCTTTTGTCTTCATGACTTAATGATTGCATTAAGTAACTATTTTGTATCTGGCACATACACAATGATGTAATGTAACTGATTTGTCTTTTGTAAATAGTATTTGGATCATTAAAGTTTATTGCGTACATGCACAGTTTTTGGAATGAGGAACTAAAAGTGCTGTGTTTTGCAGAGTCCTCTTATATTTAAGGACTGAAGTGGGAAGTACAGCTcagacatttttgttgtttggaTCTTCACTTGAATCTGGGAACGTTTGTTTGATTCTATGATGCTGTTTAAGAAAATGGAAAGTTCAGAAGGATTCTTGGAAATGGACATGGATCGTGAACAGAAGTCAGGATTTCGGAAAGGTACGAGTTCATATATTGAATATTGACTAGTTACGGTACAGTATAAGGATCAGTTCTGGTGTTACTTTATCGATCAAATTGGTTACACTTCAGTTGCAGGAGTAGTCCAATCcaattttattttgctttcatcCTGGACAGAGATTTCTATGATTATGTAACACTTCTCACCAAGTGTCTTCTGTTTGTTGTGACATACCTTCTGTCTTACTTCTTGTTCaatctattgacaaaaatgtcaaatgtattACTGTATACCAATGCTAGAGAGCATGAAAAATAAAGGCCAAACACAATTACtggtaatttaaataaaaaacatcaacaatCACTAGGTTAAGAACAAGGATTTACTTGGATAAGGACATGCGACAAGCTTTTATAATCTTTttatcatatataatatttgaTGTGGTAAATATTTTACCTTTGAAAAAAGGGGTAAAATGTTTTCTCAGCATGACCTCTGGCGTGATACGACCTAGAAAGAGACTTCCTTTATGTATGAAAGAAGTCaacgctgtccttccaaaaccttgtggGTCCAAatttcgctgtttttcaggaaatggagaaAACACTGCGCTTTTGAAATGATTTAATAGCGTGTTGTCAagcacttttaaatactttttattggttagattttttgcaaaacccagtgacaaacataaagggtgactaataataatgatttatggcaaaaaatcaaaatcacaAGAAACGGAGATACAGGGTTTTTGAAGGACATCGGCAAAGTATAAATATCTATAAAGTTATGTTGATTTCTGCAGGTGGTCCATGTGGCAGGTGGATGGGTCTCCTTGTGCTTCTGGGAATGGTTGCCATGGTGATTTCCATGGTGATGATATTTGTCATCTGTGAGTAgataaatgtgaatgtttaaAACGTTTTGCAGTGGTTTATGAAGTGagtttttaaaacaactgcaaTTTAATTGCTTCAATTAATTGAGTTTGAAATTAGTTGAATATCACAAACCTAAAAGTTTTTTATCAAGAAATAGTGGATGGACTCCAGTTCTAACTTATAGATCACATTAACGCATTAACCAACTAAATCTAGTAACAACCAAGCAAGTGTAATTCTGCTTTGTCAATTACTTGATGTAGttaattgaaaacattttttttgttaggTGGAGACCTGGTGAAGAAGGTTGTTGAGGTGCAGAATTCAGTGTCCAGTCTGAATTTATATTTGAACAAATCCAGTGACCCAATGCCCAATGGTTAGTATCATTCTTATGTACCAAAAATaggaaatacaaaatatttactataaTTTGTATCTGTGAGGAGTTCCAGAAAAAAGGCTGTCCAATATCGAGACGCTGGTGAACAGTTTTAGCTCATCGTGGAGTTCAGTCACATCCAAACAAGATGGAAACCTGCAAAGACTCGGTGAGAGTTTATTCTTTACTATAAATCTTCTTGTTAATTCTCAACTTTAATCCAAgacataaaatgtgatttgATTGACAGAGCAGCATCAGCCCACGTCTAACACTGAGATAAAGAACCTGCTGCTCACTTTGAGTTCTTCAGTATCAGCGCTGACCTCCAAACTCAACGATGCAGGTCGAGTCAAAACCAAACAGTCGAACcaaaaaaagagacaaaaagTGGACTTTTACACAAGCATTAAAGATGTTTGGCAATCAATATTCATTTGGAATAGCTgcatattattgtctttttgtAACCTTTACCTTTTGCAAATTTTGTGTCTTCACAGTTAGCAAGCAGGAACAAAAGCTGACTGAAACAGAACGATTGTTGGACAGTTTGAAGACATCAGTCGCAAATCAACAAAACATACAATGTGACTTTGGTATAGAGCTAAATACATCTTGTGAAAACcaagcattttattttaaaataaatgaacaagctctgtaaaatgaattatttactATAATTTGTATCCACAAGGAGAAAAGAAATTGACAAATATTGAGACGTTGGTGAACAGTTGTAGCTCATCGTTGAGTTCTGTCGCATCCAAACAAGATGCAAACCTGCAAAGACTCGGTGAGAGTTTATTCTtatgctttatttcttcttgTTAATTCTCATCCTTAAACCAAACCTACATGTGATTTGACTGACAGAGCAGCAGCAGAGCGCTTCCATCACTGAGATAAAGAATCTGCTGCTTAACTTGAGTTCAGCATCCGCGCTCACCTCCAAACTGAACGATGCAGGTCTGAAGATCTTACAGTCATGTAGAAAAAGCATTTCTACCACAAAACAGCAGGATATAAGTTTCCTTT contains:
- the asgr1c.1 gene encoding C-type lectin domain family 10 member A; translated protein: MMLFKKMESSEGFLEMDMDREQKSGFRKGGPCGRWMGLLVLLGMVAMVISMVMIFVICGDLVKKVVEVQNSVSSLNLYLNKSSDPMPNGVPEKRLSNIETLVNSFSSSWSSVTSKQDGNLQRLEQHQPTSNTEIKNLLLTLSSSVSALTSKLNDAVSKQEQKLTETERLLDSLKTSVANQQNIQCDFGEKKLTNIETLVNSCSSSLSSVASKQDANLQRLEQQQSASITEIKNLLLNLSSASALTSKLNDAVNKQGQKLTETEYHCAFPIVYWRDETDNSVLFSEVRVISSLNELKAQINNQTKSSVRSAPTCRSGWTPYSSSCYLFSINTLNWTEARDYCKEQGASLLKLDGSEAEWAFVTHLTIPNDYWIGLTDQTTGLWRWTDGTPYIMNKERWSVGQPDDWRSHGLGEEGEDCGHITWSGELNDSHCSIKYRYACKVQF